The genomic window TTGGCTTATTTGGATATGTAACATATTCTGAAGAAACACAAATTGAAAAGAAAAAGGAAGTATTAGCAGTTCAAAGAGCTAATGCAACAGTTGATATTAAAAATATAAATAAAATTATTCAAACCATAAATTATATAAATGAAATTTGGGTTGGATCAGAAGAAGTAGATAAAGAATCACTTTATGAAGCTGCACTTCGTGGTATGGTGAAAAGTCTAAAAGATCCTTATTCTGAATATTTAAGTGAAAAAGATTTAAATGAGCTTAATGAAGATTTAGATGGAGTTTATGTAGGTGTTGGAATGTCAATTAGAAAAGAAAAAGGAGATTATATGGAAGTAATCTCACCATTTATTGGTGGACCGGCATTTAAAGCTGGAATTCAAATTGGTGATATCATTACTAAAATTGATGATGTAGACATATTAGATTTAACAGCTACTGAAAGTTCAAAAAAGTTAAGAGGAGATGAAAATACCAAAGTTAAAGTAGAAATATATAGACGTGGACGTAAAGCTCCTCTAATAATTACATTAACGAGAGCAACAATCAAGCTTGATAATGTGGAATATAAAATGTTTGACAAAGATAACAAAATTGGATATATATCTTTATTACAATTTGGAAGCAAAGTTGGTGAAGAAATTAAAACTGCAATATTAGATCTAGAAAAACAGGGTATGGAGAAATTAATTTTTGATTTAAGAACAAATCCGGGAGGTTCTCTTCAAGAAGCTGTTGAAATAGCGTCAATGTTTGTACCAGACAATTTAATTGTATCTTTAAAAACAAAGTTAGGAGTAGATAAAAAATATACAAGAGTAGGAAATCAAATTTTTAAAGGAGATATGGTTATTCTTGTAAATAAAGGATCTGCATCAGCTTCTGAAATTGTAACAGGTGTGCTAAAAGATTATGAAAGAGCAACAATTATTGGTGAAACAACTTATGGTAAAGGAGTTGCGCAAGGTATTTATCCATTTAAAAATGAAAAAGATGCTCTTAAGCTTACAATAGCAGAATATTCAACACCAAAAAATAATAATATTAATAAAAATGGTATAGAACCTAATATCTATATTAAAATGAATGCTTTATTATCTGATAAAGGTTATTCAACTGAAACAAAAGAAGCAAAAGAAAATAGAAGAAAAGAAATAATAAAGATATTAGAGGAAACAGAAGGTAAAGAAAAAACAGCTGAAATTATAAAAGAAGGTGACAGACAACTTAAAGCTGCTGTAAGTCATCTTTTAGGAGAGAAAGTTACTCCTGATAAAAAAGAAGATGATAAATCTGATAAAAAAACAAAAAAAGATTTATTATTAGAAGAAAATAAAGAAAAGAAATAGAGTGATGGTATGTTATATATAGTAGGAACACCTATTGGAAATTTAGAAGATATGACTTTTAGAGCTGTTAGAACTTTAAAAGAAGTAGAATATATTTTTGCAGAAGATACTAGGGTAACTAAAAGATTACTTAATCATTATGAGATTGATACAAAAGTATATCAATATCATGAACATAATAAACAATATCAAATAGATAATATAATTAAATTATTGAAAGAAGACAAAAATGTTGCAATCGTTACTGATGCCGGGATGCCTTGTATTTCAGATCCTGGGTATGAACTTGTAGATGCGGCATTAAAGGAAGAAATTAAAGTAACTGCGATACCTGGGCCGTCATCTATTACAACAGGTGCTGCAATAGCTGGTATAGATACAAGACGTATGGCATATGAGGGATTTCTTCCTAAAAAGAAAGGAAGACAAACTTTATTTTTAAAACTTCAAAAAGAAGAAAGAGCAATAATTATTTTAGAATCACCAAATAGAATAGTAAAGACTTTAAAAGATATACAAACTTATTTAGGTGATAGATATGTCGTAATTACTCGTGAACTTACTAAAATGTACGAAGAAATACTTAGAGGTAAAACGAGTGAATTAATAGAAAAATTAGAAAAAAGAAATGTAAAAGGTGAAATAGTACTTTTTATAGCGAGCGGAGAAGAAAATGAGTGTGATGATTAACTGGTATCCAGGTCATATGAAAAAAACTAAAGAAATGATAGTGGAAAATTTAAAAATTGTTGATTTAGTTATAGAAATATTAGATGCAAGAATACCAATTTCAAGTAAAAATCCAGATATTGAAACTTTAGCCAAAAATAAATTAAGAGTTATTGTTTTAAATAAAACTGATTTAGTTGATGAAGCAAAACTTAAAGAATGGGAAAGGTATTTTATTGACAATAATATATCTCATCATTTTTTGGCAATAAGTGTTGAAAAAAATAAAAATTTTAATGAACTAAGAAAAATAGTGAATAAAATTTATGATGAAAAACTTGAAAAAATGAAGAAAAAAGGTTTAAGGAAAACAGTCGTTAGAGCGATGATAGTAGGTATTCCTAATGTAGGTAAGTCTAAATTTATTAATAAATTTTCGAATAAAAATAAGGCTAAAGTTGGTAATAAACCTGGGTTTACAAGAGGTAAACAGTGGATAACAGTAGATGAAAAATTTGAGTTATTAGATACGCCAGGAGTATTATGGCCTAAATTTGAAGATAATTTAGTTTCATTTAATTTAGCGATCACCGGATCTATTAGAGATGATATTCTTCCTTTAGAAGAAGTATCAAATAGATTAGTAGATATTATGAAAAAACAAGATATTATTAATAATTTAATAGATTCATATAATTTAGATGTAGATACTTTAACTGATAAAACAAACATAGAAATTTTTGAATTATTGGAAAAAAGATTAGGAATACATAAGAGTGAAAAATTTAGTTATGAGATAATCTCAAGAAGATTACTCAAAGAGTATAGGATAGGTAAGTTAGGTAAATTCCTTCTTGAATATCCTAGCGATTTTAAGAAAGAAGGTACAGATGAATTTTAGAGATTACAATTTAAGTAATGAAATGCTAGAAGCATTAGAAAAGAAAGGGTTTACTACACCTAGTGAAATACAAGCGTTAGTTATACCAGAATTATTAAAAGAGGAGACACATTTAATTGGTCAAGCTCAAACAGGAACTGGTAAAACAGCTGCGTTTTCAATTCCTATATTAGAAAGAATTATCCCTACAAAAAAAGTAAAAGCTTTAATTTTGGCTCCTACAAGAGAATTAGCAAATCAAGTAAGTGATGAAATTTATTCACTAAAAGGTGAGAAAGATGTTAAGGTTTTAGCAGTTTATGGTGGGGCTTCAATTGAAAATCAAATTAAAAACCTTAAAAAAGGTGTTGATATTGTTGTTGGAACACCTGGTCGT from Streptobacillus canis includes these protein-coding regions:
- a CDS encoding S41 family peptidase — protein: MKINKKHLLTVFLIGLFGYVTYSEETQIEKKKEVLAVQRANATVDIKNINKIIQTINYINEIWVGSEEVDKESLYEAALRGMVKSLKDPYSEYLSEKDLNELNEDLDGVYVGVGMSIRKEKGDYMEVISPFIGGPAFKAGIQIGDIITKIDDVDILDLTATESSKKLRGDENTKVKVEIYRRGRKAPLIITLTRATIKLDNVEYKMFDKDNKIGYISLLQFGSKVGEEIKTAILDLEKQGMEKLIFDLRTNPGGSLQEAVEIASMFVPDNLIVSLKTKLGVDKKYTRVGNQIFKGDMVILVNKGSASASEIVTGVLKDYERATIIGETTYGKGVAQGIYPFKNEKDALKLTIAEYSTPKNNNINKNGIEPNIYIKMNALLSDKGYSTETKEAKENRRKEIIKILEETEGKEKTAEIIKEGDRQLKAAVSHLLGEKVTPDKKEDDKSDKKTKKDLLLEENKEKK
- the rsmI gene encoding 16S rRNA (cytidine(1402)-2'-O)-methyltransferase codes for the protein MLYIVGTPIGNLEDMTFRAVRTLKEVEYIFAEDTRVTKRLLNHYEIDTKVYQYHEHNKQYQIDNIIKLLKEDKNVAIVTDAGMPCISDPGYELVDAALKEEIKVTAIPGPSSITTGAAIAGIDTRRMAYEGFLPKKKGRQTLFLKLQKEERAIIILESPNRIVKTLKDIQTYLGDRYVVITRELTKMYEEILRGKTSELIEKLEKRNVKGEIVLFIASGEENECDD
- the ylqF gene encoding ribosome biogenesis GTPase YlqF, which gives rise to MSVMINWYPGHMKKTKEMIVENLKIVDLVIEILDARIPISSKNPDIETLAKNKLRVIVLNKTDLVDEAKLKEWERYFIDNNISHHFLAISVEKNKNFNELRKIVNKIYDEKLEKMKKKGLRKTVVRAMIVGIPNVGKSKFINKFSNKNKAKVGNKPGFTRGKQWITVDEKFELLDTPGVLWPKFEDNLVSFNLAITGSIRDDILPLEEVSNRLVDIMKKQDIINNLIDSYNLDVDTLTDKTNIEIFELLEKRLGIHKSEKFSYEIISRRLLKEYRIGKLGKFLLEYPSDFKKEGTDEF